GTGTTCATAGAGAACCCCGGCGCTTGCTCCCCGTCCCTCAACGTGGTGTCAAATATGATGACGCGATCCATGACTCCCTCCCTTTTTTCATCGGAGGCCGCCTCGACGGCCCCCTCCGAGGCCTCCCCCATGGTTGTTCGAGCGTGGCGGGGTCGGCCATGCCGGGAGGCAGGCCCCCCGCCGCGCGAGACCCGAGTTAATCGCGCGGGCAAAGCCCGCGCTCGAGTTACAGGTCCCTCGTCAGTGCTGCTCCTTCCATTCGGTCTCGCCGATCGCGGCCGCCTCCCGTTTCCGGACCCAGAGCCGACGCACGGACCCCGATAGAACGTACAGGCCAAACAGGACGAAGAGAAAGAGCTGAGGGTGGGTGGCAATGATCAGGACGCCGAGCACCACCACCACGATCGTTCCGAACGGCCGCCGGCGGGCGAAATCCACCTCCTTGAAGCTCCAGTAGCGGAAGGTGGAGACCATCAGCAGCGCCACCAGATAGGTCCCCGTGCTGATGCCGAGGAGCTGCCAGCGAGAGAGGTCCTCGCCGTCGAGCAGGAGGACCACCGACGCGGCGAACCCGGCCGCGGCCGGCGTCGGCAGGCCCACGAAGTAACGCCGATCGGCAGTGCTCGAGGCGACGTTGAACCGGGCCAGGCGCAGCGCCCCGCAGATCACGAAGAGGAAGGCTGCCAGCCAGGCGGCCCGCCCAAGGCGGCTCAGCGCCCACCCGTAGAGGAGGAACGCGGGAGCCACGCAGAACGACACCACGTCGGCGAGCGAATCGTACTCCACGCCGAACTGGGTCGTGGTCTTGGTGAGCCGGGCCACCTTACCGTCCAGGATGTCCATCACGATCGCCACGAGGACGGCGAGCGCCGCCTCGGCGTAGCGATGCTGCGCCGTCAGGAGGAGGCTCACGAAGCCGCAGAAGAGGTTCCCTGTCGTGAGCAGGCTCGGGAGAAGAAAGATCCCCCGCCGGCGCTTTTCCCTGAACTCCTGCCACCGCCGCCGACGCGCCATCCGCGCCGGAGGCGTCGGTGCACCGTCCGCCCCGCCCAGGCGCTTCCGTCTCATACGATCACCCCGATCAGCGACTCGCCCCCGCGCACGTGCTCGCCCTGCCGCACGCGGAGGTCGGTCTCCCGCGGCACCACCAGATCCGTCCGCGACCCGAAGCAGATCAGGCCGAACCGCTCGCCAAGCCCCAGCTTGTCCCCGCTCCGAGCGCGACACACGATCCGGCGCGCGAGGACACCGGCGATCTGCGTCACGGTTACCCGCACCGCCTCTCCCTGGAGGCGGAGCGTGCAGCGCTCGTTGACGTCCGACGCCTCGTCCCGGTAGGCGGCGCGAAACCGTCCGCGCCGGTACTCCACGTCGGTCACCAGGCCGGCGAGCGGCGCCCGGTTGACGTGGACATCGAGCGGCGACAGGAAAATCGAGACCCGGACCCCCTCGCCGACGAAGGGATCCACCACACCCCGTACCGCGACGACCCGCCCGTCGGCCGGGGCCACGATTGCGCCAGCCAGGGTCGGGGCGACCCGCTCCGGATCCCGGAAGAAGAACAGGCAGCCCACGGCGAGCGCCGCGAAGGCCAGCGCACCGAGGCTCCACCCGAACGCCCAGAGCGCGCCCGCCGCGGCCGCGAACGTCAGGATGAGCGGCCACCCTTCGGCAGCGACGGGAATCCGGAGTGCTCCGCGCCCACCGTGCTCGCCCACGCTCACATCCGGGGGGGCTTGATCCAGCTCATCATGCCCCTGAGTCGGGTCCCGACCTCCTCGATCGGATGCTGGGCGTCGCGCTTGCGCATAGCCAGGAACTGGGCGCGGTTGGCCTGGTTCTCCAGCACCCACTCGCGGGCGAACTGCCCGGACTGGATCTCGGCGAGGATCTTCTTCATCTCCGCCCGGACCTGCTCGCTGATGATCCGCGGGCCCCGCGTGTAGTCGCCGTACTCGGCCGTGTCGGAGACCGAGTACCGCATGTACGCCAGGCCACCCTGGTAGAAGAGGTCCACGATCAGCTTCATCTCGTGCATGCACTCGAAGTAGGCGACCTCCGGTTGGTATCCGGCCTCCACCAGGGTCTCGAAAGCGGCCTTGATGAGGTGCGAGATGCCGCCGCAGAGCGTGGTCTGCTCGCCGAACAGGTCGGTCTCCGTCTCCTCCCGGAACGTGGTCTCGATCACGCCGGCCCGCGTGCAGCCGATCCCCCTGGCGTAGGCCAGGGCCATGTCCTTCGCCTTGCCCGACACGTCCTGCTGGACCGCCAGGAGCGCGGGAACCCCGGGCCCCTCGGTGAAGAGATCGCGCATCACGTGGCCGGGCGCCTTCGGAGCGATCATCGAGACGTCCACATCCGGGGGTGGCACGACCTGGTTGAAGTGGATGCTGAAGCCGTGGGCCACCATCAGCGTCTTGCCTTTCGAGAGCGCGCCCTTGACGGACTCCTCGTAGGTGGCGCGGTGGGCCTGGTCGGGGAGGAGGATCATGATGATGTCGGCCATCTGGGCCGCCTCGGCCACCGTGGCCACCTTGAGCCCGTCCTTCTCCGCCTTCGCCCAGCTCTTGGAGCCCTTGTAGAGCCCGACCACCACGTCCTGGCCCGAGTCTTTCAGGTTGAGCGCGTGGGCGTGGCCCTGGCTCCCGTAACCGACGACCGCGATCTT
Above is a window of Candidatus Rokuibacteriota bacterium DNA encoding:
- the pssA gene encoding CDP-diacylglycerol--serine O-phosphatidyltransferase, which produces MARRRRWQEFREKRRRGIFLLPSLLTTGNLFCGFVSLLLTAQHRYAEAALAVLVAIVMDILDGKVARLTKTTTQFGVEYDSLADVVSFCVAPAFLLYGWALSRLGRAAWLAAFLFVICGALRLARFNVASSTADRRYFVGLPTPAAAGFAASVVLLLDGEDLSRWQLLGISTGTYLVALLMVSTFRYWSFKEVDFARRRPFGTIVVVVLGVLIIATHPQLFLFVLFGLYVLSGSVRRLWVRKREAAAIGETEWKEQH
- a CDS encoding phosphatidylserine decarboxylase; the protein is MGEHGGRGALRIPVAAEGWPLILTFAAAAGALWAFGWSLGALAFAALAVGCLFFFRDPERVAPTLAGAIVAPADGRVVAVRGVVDPFVGEGVRVSIFLSPLDVHVNRAPLAGLVTDVEYRRGRFRAAYRDEASDVNERCTLRLQGEAVRVTVTQIAGVLARRIVCRARSGDKLGLGERFGLICFGSRTDLVVPRETDLRVRQGEHVRGGESLIGVIV
- the ilvC gene encoding ketol-acid reductoisomerase; its protein translation is MPAKIYYDQDADLGVLKGKKIAVVGYGSQGHAHALNLKDSGQDVVVGLYKGSKSWAKAEKDGLKVATVAEAAQMADIIMILLPDQAHRATYEESVKGALSKGKTLMVAHGFSIHFNQVVPPPDVDVSMIAPKAPGHVMRDLFTEGPGVPALLAVQQDVSGKAKDMALAYARGIGCTRAGVIETTFREETETDLFGEQTTLCGGISHLIKAAFETLVEAGYQPEVAYFECMHEMKLIVDLFYQGGLAYMRYSVSDTAEYGDYTRGPRIISEQVRAEMKKILAEIQSGQFAREWVLENQANRAQFLAMRKRDAQHPIEEVGTRLRGMMSWIKPPRM